A single genomic interval of halophilic archaeon DL31 harbors:
- a CDS encoding Imidazole glycerol phosphate synthase subunit hisH (TIGRFAM: Imidazole glycerol phosphate synthase, subunit H~HAMAP: Imidazole glycerol phosphate synthase, subunit H~KEGG: mev:Metev_0054 imidazole glycerol phosphate synthase glutamine amidotransferase subunit~PFAM: Glutamine amidotransferase class-I, C-terminal), translated as MQVTIIDYGVGNLRSLRRGLENAGASVAVSADPDELATADALVLPGVGAFQECVTNSEPFHDVLVEAAEDTPILGVCVGLQLLFTESTEGAATTPVQGLDLIPGRVERLPNVETKVPHMGWNQLTIETDHPIIDGIDDGEYAYFVHSYAAEVGDHTIASCDYGFDFAAVAANDAGNVVGTQFHPEKSGETGLTILENFVAFAEAYNDGEHVPA; from the coding sequence GTGCAAGTCACTATCATCGACTACGGCGTCGGCAATCTCCGTAGCCTGCGGCGCGGGCTGGAGAACGCCGGCGCGTCGGTGGCCGTCTCCGCGGACCCGGACGAACTCGCGACGGCGGACGCGCTCGTCCTCCCCGGCGTCGGCGCGTTTCAGGAATGCGTGACCAACTCCGAGCCGTTCCACGACGTGCTCGTTGAGGCCGCCGAGGACACCCCGATTCTGGGCGTCTGTGTCGGCCTCCAGCTCTTGTTCACCGAGAGCACCGAGGGCGCCGCCACGACGCCCGTGCAAGGGCTCGACCTCATTCCCGGCCGCGTCGAGCGCCTCCCGAACGTGGAGACGAAGGTACCCCACATGGGTTGGAACCAACTCACCATTGAGACCGACCACCCCATCATCGACGGCATCGACGATGGGGAGTACGCCTACTTCGTCCACTCCTACGCCGCCGAGGTCGGCGACCACACCATCGCCTCCTGTGACTACGGCTTCGACTTTGCTGCCGTTGCCGCCAACGACGCCGGCAACGTTGTCGGCACGCAGTTCCACCCAGAGAAGAGCGGCGAGACGGGGCTCACAATCCTCGAGAACTTCGTCGCCTTCGCCGAGGCGTACAACGACGGCGAGCACGTGCCCGCCTGA
- a CDS encoding cysteine desulfurase, SufS subfamily (TIGRFAM: Cysteine desulfurase, SufS~KEGG: hbo:Hbor_34450 cysteine desulfurase~PFAM: Aminotransferase, class V/Cysteine desulfurase; NIF system FeS cluster assembly, NifU, N-terminal), translated as MHSRPDLRDDFPILDRTVGDAPLVYLDNAATTQTPRQVYEVFEEFYRGYNANVHRGIHELSHEASMAYEEAHDRIAEFIGAESREEVVFTKNTTESINLVAHGVGLGELGPGDNVVLTEMEHHASLVTWQQVAKRTGAEVRFIRVAPDGHLDMAHAEELIDDDTQVLSVTHVSNVLGTVNPVSALTDLAHDHGGHVLVDGAQAVPNRPIDVQEIDADFYAFSGHKMAGPTGIGVLYGKREVLGEMEPFLYGGEMIRHVTFEEASWNELPWKFEAGTPPIAEGIALAAAAEYLDDIGMEQVQQHETELTRYAHERLSARDDVEVYGPCVGEERTGLVAFNVDGVHGHDLSSLLNDRGIAVRAGDHCTQPLHDQMDIPGSVRASFYLYNTTDEIDTLLAALDDAVETVDAALASERYHDAVYEHYKSPRNAKALSAPSFRKHSTETSCGDEGEFQVSVADDGTVGAVGYRSESCAVSTAVASILSEHLLGWPIEEVAGLDGEIEELLDGQYPALRRDCVRGPEEVIRAGAHEYLEGADGESAGVNGTETTNAERPK; from the coding sequence ATGCACTCCCGGCCTGACCTCCGCGACGACTTTCCCATCCTCGACCGGACTGTCGGCGACGCGCCCCTCGTCTATCTCGACAACGCGGCCACCACGCAGACCCCACGACAGGTGTACGAAGTGTTTGAGGAGTTCTACCGGGGCTACAACGCCAACGTCCACCGTGGCATCCACGAACTCAGCCACGAGGCGTCGATGGCCTACGAGGAGGCCCACGACCGCATCGCCGAGTTCATCGGCGCCGAGAGCCGCGAGGAGGTGGTCTTCACCAAGAACACCACTGAGAGCATCAACCTCGTCGCCCACGGCGTAGGGCTTGGCGAGCTCGGCCCGGGCGACAACGTCGTCCTCACCGAGATGGAGCACCACGCCTCCCTCGTTACGTGGCAACAGGTCGCCAAGCGGACCGGCGCGGAGGTTCGGTTCATCCGTGTTGCCCCGGACGGCCACCTCGACATGGCCCACGCCGAAGAACTCATCGACGACGATACCCAGGTGCTCTCGGTCACCCACGTCTCGAACGTACTGGGGACGGTCAACCCGGTTTCGGCGCTGACCGACCTCGCACACGACCACGGTGGGCATGTTCTGGTCGACGGTGCACAGGCCGTCCCGAACCGCCCCATCGACGTGCAAGAAATTGACGCCGACTTCTACGCCTTCTCGGGGCACAAGATGGCCGGCCCGACGGGCATCGGCGTGCTCTACGGGAAGCGCGAGGTGCTGGGGGAGATGGAGCCGTTCCTCTACGGTGGCGAGATGATCCGGCACGTCACCTTTGAGGAGGCCTCCTGGAACGAACTCCCGTGGAAGTTCGAGGCCGGGACCCCGCCGATTGCGGAGGGTATCGCCCTCGCCGCCGCCGCAGAGTATCTCGACGATATCGGGATGGAACAGGTCCAGCAACACGAGACCGAACTCACACGGTACGCCCACGAGCGGCTCTCGGCCCGCGACGACGTGGAGGTGTACGGCCCCTGCGTGGGCGAGGAGCGAACGGGGCTCGTTGCGTTCAACGTCGACGGTGTCCACGGCCACGACCTCTCCTCGCTGCTCAATGACCGCGGCATTGCCGTCCGCGCGGGCGACCACTGCACGCAACCCCTCCACGACCAGATGGATATCCCCGGATCTGTTCGGGCTTCCTTCTACCTCTACAACACGACCGACGAGATCGACACCCTGCTCGCGGCGCTCGACGACGCCGTCGAGACCGTCGACGCCGCCCTCGCCTCCGAGCGGTATCACGATGCCGTCTACGAGCACTACAAATCGCCGCGGAATGCGAAGGCCCTCTCAGCTCCCTCCTTCCGCAAACACTCGACGGAGACCTCCTGCGGGGACGAGGGAGAGTTTCAGGTCTCCGTCGCCGACGACGGCACCGTCGGCGCGGTTGGCTACCGGAGTGAAAGCTGTGCGGTAAGTACGGCCGTCGCGAGCATACTCAGCGAGCACCTGCTCGGCTGGCCGATCGAGGAGGTTGCTGGTCTCGACGGCGAAATCGAGGAGCTGCTCGATGGCCAGTATCCAGCGCTCCGCCGGGACTGCGTTCGCGGGCCCGAAGAGGTCATCCGAGCGGGTGCTCACGAGTATCTCGAAGGTGCAGACGGGGAGTCCGCAGGAGTGAACGGGACGGAGACGACGAACGCTGAGCGACCGAAGTAA
- a CDS encoding hypothetical protein (KEGG: hmu:Hmuk_0265 hypothetical protein), whose translation MTRGILAATMVLLLLLVSPATAVVTTETAEMVTVTVSVENQDGEVVRNAELTATWENGSNAVTTASNGKAFVDVPKGTNVTLSFSHPDYIRNNPTVIKRASEQSVTIPVYQRGQLSVTVADETAPVANANVILRKDGRIAATGTTNDSGVFSSADIEQGLYTVSVVKPGYYRNTKTVRVDESAETRVVIERGTATLTVAVRDPHFSSPRPLSNATVTIKSIGQFQTLANGQAGVSVPVNTHFSIAVTKEEYDTVTETVRVRESNRRVNVSLSRTPSLTVNPLNRRVVAGESVIVEVTDEYNESVEGATVLLDDESVGTTGEDGQLTVSIDDPGDYTFVASTNGQESSPVTIEAISGEDATPTATATATETTTESPTPTETGVGSPGFTLLSALLALVSGIALLALRRQ comes from the coding sequence ATGACACGCGGAATTCTTGCAGCGACAATGGTTTTGCTACTCCTTCTCGTCTCACCGGCAACTGCTGTTGTGACGACGGAGACAGCCGAAATGGTCACGGTCACAGTTTCCGTCGAGAATCAGGATGGTGAGGTGGTCCGGAATGCGGAGCTGACGGCGACCTGGGAGAACGGCTCGAACGCGGTGACGACTGCCAGTAACGGCAAGGCGTTCGTCGACGTGCCGAAGGGGACGAACGTGACTCTCTCTTTCTCGCATCCAGACTACATCCGTAACAATCCCACCGTCATCAAACGCGCGAGCGAGCAGTCGGTGACCATTCCAGTCTACCAGCGTGGACAGCTCAGCGTCACCGTCGCAGACGAGACTGCCCCTGTCGCCAACGCGAACGTCATCCTCCGCAAGGATGGTCGAATCGCTGCCACGGGAACGACTAACGACAGTGGCGTGTTCTCCTCGGCCGATATCGAGCAGGGATTGTACACCGTGTCGGTGGTGAAACCTGGCTACTACCGCAACACGAAGACGGTCCGGGTCGACGAGTCGGCCGAGACACGAGTAGTGATTGAGCGCGGGACGGCCACGCTCACCGTCGCGGTGCGTGACCCGCACTTCTCGTCGCCGAGGCCCCTGAGCAATGCGACGGTCACGATCAAATCGATCGGCCAGTTCCAGACGCTGGCCAATGGACAGGCGGGCGTCAGCGTCCCAGTCAACACCCACTTCTCGATTGCTGTCACCAAGGAAGAATACGACACGGTGACAGAGACGGTTCGTGTCCGGGAGTCGAACCGTCGCGTGAACGTGTCGCTCAGTCGGACCCCCTCACTCACGGTCAACCCGCTCAACCGTCGCGTCGTCGCCGGTGAGTCGGTTATCGTCGAAGTCACCGACGAGTACAACGAATCGGTTGAGGGCGCTACCGTGCTCCTCGATGACGAGTCGGTCGGAACGACCGGCGAGGACGGCCAACTCACGGTCTCCATCGATGATCCCGGCGATTACACGTTTGTCGCGAGCACGAACGGGCAGGAGTCGTCGCCAGTGACGATTGAGGCAATTTCCGGCGAGGACGCAACGCCGACTGCCACCGCGACGGCGACCGAGACAACGACCGAGTCGCCCACGCCGACCGAGACGGGTGTCGGGAGTCCGGGGTTCACGCTGCTGTCCGCGTTGCTCGCGCTCGTGAGCGGGATTGCCCTACTGGCTCTCCGACGCCAGTGA
- a CDS encoding DSBA oxidoreductase (PFAM: DSBA oxidoreductase~KEGG: hsl:OE1283R DsbA thioredoxin domain-containing protein), with product MGTQETEQPETGDVLDDDADEVVVFSDYVCPFCYLGRASLEQYRGQREAPLDAKWHPFDLRGHRRDESGEIQEDVDDGKDEAYFEQVRENVERLGEEYDAKIDLDAVPDTDSWDAQQAALYVREEHPEQFEAFDDGLFEAFWIEHRDIGDEEVIIDVAESVGLDGEAVREGIHDEAWAEKLESEFEEARQRGVTGVPTFAYENHAARGAVPPEQLKRLIEG from the coding sequence ATGGGAACGCAGGAGACTGAGCAACCGGAGACCGGCGATGTGCTCGACGACGACGCCGACGAAGTAGTCGTGTTCAGCGACTACGTCTGCCCGTTCTGTTACCTCGGGCGTGCCTCGCTCGAGCAGTACCGCGGTCAGCGCGAGGCTCCACTCGATGCGAAGTGGCATCCGTTCGACCTTCGTGGCCATCGCCGCGATGAGAGCGGCGAGATTCAGGAGGATGTCGATGACGGGAAGGACGAAGCCTACTTCGAGCAGGTCCGCGAGAACGTCGAACGGCTGGGTGAGGAGTACGACGCCAAAATCGACCTCGACGCGGTGCCCGATACGGACTCCTGGGACGCCCAGCAGGCTGCACTCTACGTCCGCGAGGAGCATCCCGAGCAGTTCGAGGCGTTCGACGACGGGTTGTTCGAGGCCTTCTGGATCGAGCACCGCGACATCGGGGACGAGGAGGTCATCATCGACGTGGCCGAATCTGTCGGCCTCGACGGCGAGGCAGTCCGCGAGGGCATCCACGACGAGGCGTGGGCAGAAAAGCTGGAGTCGGAGTTCGAGGAAGCCCGCCAGCGCGGTGTCACGGGTGTCCCGACGTTCGCCTACGAGAACCACGCCGCTCGCGGCGCCGTCCCGCCCGAGCAGCTCAAACGGCTCATCGAAGGCTAA
- a CDS encoding Protein-L-isoaspartate O-methyltransferase (PFAM: Protein-L-isoaspartate(D-aspartate) O-methyltransferase~TIGRFAM: Protein-L-isoaspartate(D-aspartate) O-methyltransferase~HAMAP: Protein-L-isoaspartate O-methyltransferase~KEGG: hut:Huta_2559 protein-L-isoaspartate O-methyltransferase): MNEGTERERMVDRLLDRGFIERDVTVAALRAVPRHEFVPTDKRHLAYHDRPLPIGQGQTISAPHMVGTMLDKLELEHGDEVLEIGTGCGYHAAVTAEVVGPGNVYSVEYVPELADRARQRLERLGYEITIHTGDGQQGWPEHAPYDAAYLTCAAAQPPEAVLDQLREGSYFLGPIGRQRQELVRLTVGPEGTRRETFGGVRFVRMQG, encoded by the coding sequence ATGAACGAGGGGACGGAACGTGAACGGATGGTGGACCGCCTCCTGGACCGCGGGTTCATCGAGCGTGACGTGACGGTTGCGGCACTGCGGGCGGTGCCGCGCCACGAGTTCGTTCCAACTGACAAACGCCACCTCGCCTACCACGACCGTCCGCTCCCCATCGGCCAGGGCCAGACCATCTCGGCACCCCACATGGTCGGAACCATGCTCGACAAACTCGAACTGGAACACGGCGACGAGGTGCTTGAAATCGGGACCGGCTGTGGTTACCACGCCGCCGTCACAGCCGAGGTCGTCGGCCCGGGGAACGTCTACTCGGTCGAATATGTCCCAGAACTGGCTGACCGCGCGCGACAGCGACTTGAGAGACTCGGCTACGAAATCACGATTCACACTGGCGACGGCCAGCAGGGCTGGCCGGAACACGCACCCTACGATGCGGCCTACCTCACCTGTGCGGCAGCCCAGCCCCCCGAGGCGGTGCTCGACCAGCTTCGCGAGGGGAGTTACTTCCTCGGTCCAATCGGCCGACAGCGGCAGGAACTCGTGCGACTCACTGTTGGACCGGAGGGAACCCGCCGCGAAACGTTCGGTGGCGTCCGGTTTGTCAGAATGCAAGGGTAG
- a CDS encoding phosphoenolpyruvate synthase (TIGRFAM: Phosphoenolpyruvate synthase~KEGG: hvo:HVO_0812 phosphoenolpyruvate synthase~PFAM: Pyruvate phosphate dikinase, PEP/pyruvate-binding; PEP-utilising enzyme, mobile region; PEP-utilising enzyme), protein MAVLWLDDVRAADLDTVGGKGASLGELTGAGLPVPPGFVVSAGTYRAFIEEAGIDEELFAAMDVDPEDTAALKEASETAHELILGTPLPDSVREEVVTAYRKIGEGEAFVAVRSSATAEDLPDASFAGQQETFLNVQEEQLIDRVKECWASLFSQRAIYYRERQDFPHDVVDIAVVVQQMVDAEKSGVMFTSHPSTGEDRIIIEAAWGLGEAVVSGTVSPDNYVYDRQDAELDEVTIADKKVQMIKDEETGKTVKVEVEEERRNARVLTDEEIDELVELGKRVETHYGNPQDVEWAIVDGEVFMLQSRPITTIDDSDDGEMAEERETNDNDGVDVLVRGLGASPGIVSGKVRIVENLDQLDKVEDGDILVTEMTMPDMVPAMKRAAGIITDEGGMTSHAAIVSRELGVPAVVGTGSGSRELKDDQVVTIDGDKGTVIAGRVEPDEPEHEPVEEVRPKTPVKPMTATEVKVNVSIPEAAERAAATGADGVGLLRMEHMVLTLGKTPERYIEEEGEEAYQQQLVDGIQGVAEEFYPRPVRVRTLDAPTDEFRSMEGGEDEPVEHNPMLGWRGIRRSLAKPGVFKHELAAFRQLYDLGYDNVELMLPLVNDAEDVIAAKRLMEEAGIDTEKRKWGVMIETPASALTVGEMAKHGIDFASFGTNDLTQYTLAVDRNNSHVADRFDELHPAVLELIADTIETCREHDVDTSICGQAGSKLEMVNFLVEEGISSISANIDAVRDVQHQVKRVEQQLILDSVR, encoded by the coding sequence ATGGCAGTACTTTGGCTCGACGACGTTCGTGCCGCGGACCTGGACACGGTCGGCGGGAAGGGAGCCTCTCTCGGCGAACTCACCGGGGCGGGGCTTCCCGTGCCGCCGGGGTTCGTGGTCTCGGCGGGAACGTATCGGGCATTTATCGAGGAGGCCGGCATCGACGAGGAACTGTTCGCGGCGATGGACGTGGACCCGGAGGACACCGCCGCGCTGAAAGAAGCGTCCGAGACGGCCCACGAACTCATCTTGGGAACGCCCCTCCCCGACTCTGTTCGGGAGGAAGTCGTCACTGCGTACCGCAAAATCGGCGAGGGCGAGGCGTTCGTCGCGGTGCGTTCCTCGGCGACTGCCGAGGACCTCCCTGACGCCTCCTTCGCGGGCCAGCAGGAGACGTTCCTCAACGTCCAGGAGGAACAGCTCATCGACCGCGTGAAGGAGTGTTGGGCGTCGCTGTTCTCCCAGCGCGCGATCTACTACCGCGAGCGCCAGGATTTCCCCCACGACGTCGTCGATATCGCGGTCGTCGTCCAGCAGATGGTCGACGCCGAGAAATCCGGCGTGATGTTCACGTCCCACCCCTCGACGGGCGAGGACCGCATCATCATCGAGGCCGCGTGGGGACTGGGCGAAGCCGTCGTCTCCGGCACCGTCTCACCGGACAACTACGTCTACGACCGGCAGGATGCCGAACTCGACGAGGTGACCATCGCGGACAAGAAGGTCCAGATGATCAAAGACGAGGAGACCGGCAAGACCGTTAAGGTCGAGGTCGAGGAGGAGCGCCGGAACGCCCGCGTGCTCACTGACGAAGAAATCGACGAGTTGGTCGAACTCGGCAAGCGCGTCGAAACACACTACGGCAACCCCCAGGACGTGGAGTGGGCCATCGTCGATGGCGAGGTGTTCATGCTCCAGTCCCGACCCATCACCACCATCGACGACTCCGACGACGGTGAGATGGCTGAGGAGCGCGAGACGAACGACAACGATGGTGTCGACGTGCTCGTGCGCGGCCTCGGCGCCTCCCCGGGTATCGTCTCGGGCAAGGTCCGCATCGTCGAGAACCTGGACCAGCTCGACAAGGTCGAGGACGGTGACATCCTCGTCACCGAGATGACGATGCCGGATATGGTGCCCGCGATGAAGCGCGCGGCGGGCATCATCACTGACGAAGGCGGGATGACCAGTCACGCAGCTATCGTCTCTCGCGAATTGGGCGTGCCGGCAGTGGTCGGCACGGGTAGTGGCTCGCGCGAACTCAAAGACGACCAAGTGGTCACCATCGACGGCGACAAGGGGACCGTCATCGCGGGCCGCGTCGAGCCCGACGAGCCGGAACACGAGCCCGTCGAGGAGGTCCGCCCCAAGACGCCGGTCAAGCCCATGACCGCGACCGAGGTGAAGGTCAACGTCTCCATCCCTGAGGCCGCCGAGCGGGCGGCCGCGACCGGCGCCGACGGCGTCGGCCTGCTCCGGATGGAGCACATGGTGCTCACGCTGGGGAAGACGCCCGAGCGCTACATCGAAGAGGAGGGTGAGGAGGCCTACCAGCAACAGTTGGTCGACGGCATCCAGGGCGTCGCAGAGGAGTTCTACCCCCGACCTGTCCGCGTCCGCACGCTCGACGCACCCACTGACGAGTTCCGCTCGATGGAGGGCGGCGAAGACGAGCCTGTCGAGCACAACCCAATGCTCGGGTGGCGTGGGATTCGGCGCAGTCTCGCGAAGCCGGGCGTGTTCAAGCACGAACTGGCGGCGTTCCGCCAGCTCTACGATCTGGGGTACGACAACGTCGAACTGATGCTGCCGCTGGTCAACGACGCCGAAGACGTGATCGCGGCCAAGCGGCTGATGGAGGAGGCGGGCATCGACACCGAGAAGCGCAAGTGGGGCGTGATGATCGAGACGCCAGCGAGCGCGCTGACGGTCGGGGAGATGGCCAAACACGGCATCGACTTTGCCTCCTTCGGCACGAACGACCTGACCCAGTACACGCTGGCGGTCGACCGAAACAACAGTCACGTGGCCGACCGCTTCGACGAACTCCACCCGGCGGTGCTCGAACTCATCGCCGACACCATCGAGACCTGCCGCGAACACGACGTCGACACGTCCATCTGCGGCCAGGCCGGCTCCAAGCTCGAGATGGTGAACTTCCTCGTCGAGGAGGGTATCTCGAGTATTTCGGCGAACATCGACGCCGTCCGTGACGTACAGCACCAGGTCAAGCGCGTCGAGCAGCAGTTGATTCTGGACTCGGTTCGCTAA
- a CDS encoding phosphoesterase RecJ domain protein (PFAM: Phosphoesterase, RecJ-like; Phosphoesterase, DHHA1~KEGG: hvo:HVO_0756 phosphoesterase RecJ domain-containing protein), translated as MQSAGSAEMASQMEQFARANPRLALYAGATVVIALLALLGLLRYRRPVGVRFKEALADRDRVAVLMHPNPDPDSMAAAIGVAQLAQQVGCEPTVQFAGQIRHQENRAFRTVLDLELERIDHVSELAAEAVVLVDHNHPRGFDGADGVLPFAVVDHHPGDGTGEEFTDVRTDYGATASIVAEYFEDVGGKPVPPDVHASEVDAKYTLPSRECTGLLYGILADTRRLTSGAASADFEAASFLHAGVDEDALDRIANPQVSAETLEVKARAIAGRQVQGSFAVSDVGALSNADAIPQAAEELIRLEGVTAVVVIGEQEGTGVVHLSGRSRDDRVHMGRALSHALADIPGGGAGGHARMGGGQINRSDAETFSRDELADLIFHSLEGDV; from the coding sequence ATGCAGAGCGCTGGCAGCGCGGAGATGGCGAGCCAAATGGAGCAGTTCGCCCGCGCCAACCCTCGGCTCGCACTCTACGCCGGGGCAACAGTCGTCATCGCGCTACTCGCACTGTTAGGGCTGCTCCGGTATCGTCGCCCGGTCGGCGTCCGGTTCAAGGAGGCCCTCGCCGATCGGGACCGGGTGGCGGTGCTGATGCACCCGAACCCCGACCCCGACTCGATGGCCGCGGCCATCGGTGTCGCCCAGCTCGCCCAACAGGTCGGCTGTGAACCGACAGTCCAGTTCGCGGGACAGATCCGCCACCAGGAGAACCGCGCGTTCCGGACCGTGCTCGACCTCGAACTCGAGCGCATCGACCACGTCTCCGAACTGGCGGCCGAGGCGGTCGTCCTCGTGGACCACAACCATCCCCGCGGCTTCGACGGCGCCGACGGCGTCCTTCCGTTCGCAGTCGTGGACCACCACCCCGGCGACGGCACCGGCGAGGAGTTCACCGACGTTCGGACGGATTACGGCGCCACCGCAAGTATCGTCGCGGAGTATTTCGAGGATGTCGGCGGCAAGCCCGTCCCACCGGACGTTCACGCGAGCGAGGTCGATGCGAAGTACACGCTCCCCTCCCGGGAGTGTACGGGGCTGCTCTACGGCATTCTCGCGGACACCCGTCGACTGACCAGCGGCGCAGCGTCAGCCGACTTCGAGGCTGCGTCCTTCCTCCACGCGGGCGTCGACGAGGACGCGCTCGACCGCATCGCCAACCCGCAAGTCAGCGCCGAAACGCTGGAAGTCAAGGCTCGCGCCATCGCTGGCCGGCAGGTCCAGGGCTCCTTTGCCGTCAGCGACGTGGGGGCGCTCTCGAACGCCGACGCCATCCCCCAAGCCGCGGAGGAGCTCATCAGACTCGAAGGGGTGACTGCGGTGGTCGTCATCGGCGAACAGGAGGGGACGGGCGTCGTCCACCTCTCGGGCCGCTCCCGGGACGACCGGGTTCACATGGGCCGTGCGCTGAGCCATGCACTAGCGGACATCCCCGGCGGCGGGGCCGGCGGCCACGCCCGCATGGGCGGCGGGCAGATCAACCGCAGCGACGCCGAGACGTTCTCCCGTGACGAGCTGGCCGACCTCATTTTCCACAGCCTCGAAGGAGATGTCTGA
- a CDS encoding aldo/keto reductase (PFAM: Aldo/keto reductase~KEGG: hbo:Hbor_24560 oxidoreductase, aryl-alcohol dehydrogenase like protein), giving the protein MATNEGTWDYRDRFGDRYGRTYFRRFGPGVVSSIGVGTYLGDPTDAVDERYHDAIVTALENGCNMLDTAVNYRCGRSEHVVGEALADADIGRDAVVVATKGGFLPFDRRQPEDPAQYVREEFIEMGLVDPADLARGSHCIAPEFLDTMLDRSRAALAVETVDCYYVHNPETQLAENSREAVYDQLQAAFEQLERAIDGGRIGRYGVASWDAFRLPPDHEKHLALSEVVTRAEAAAAAVGRDPGEHGLAALQLPFNVHMADAFTATHHENRATGEAISTLRFAEQEGLSVVASASILQGGLVEGLPSEISAELEGDSPVQRAINFARSAPAVTTALVGMSSPEHVRENLAAGTFDPLGAAAFDAVFE; this is encoded by the coding sequence ATGGCTACCAACGAGGGAACCTGGGACTACCGCGACCGGTTCGGCGACCGGTACGGCCGTACCTACTTCCGCCGGTTCGGGCCCGGCGTCGTCTCCTCTATCGGCGTCGGGACCTACCTCGGCGACCCGACAGACGCCGTCGACGAGCGGTACCACGACGCCATCGTGACCGCGCTGGAGAACGGCTGCAACATGCTCGATACGGCAGTCAACTACCGCTGTGGCCGCTCGGAGCACGTCGTCGGCGAGGCGCTCGCGGATGCCGACATCGGCCGAGACGCAGTCGTCGTCGCCACCAAGGGTGGGTTCCTCCCGTTCGACCGCAGGCAGCCCGAGGACCCAGCACAGTACGTCCGCGAGGAGTTCATCGAAATGGGACTCGTCGACCCCGCCGACCTCGCTCGGGGAAGCCACTGTATCGCCCCCGAGTTCCTCGATACGATGCTCGACCGCTCGCGTGCCGCACTGGCTGTGGAAACTGTCGACTGCTACTACGTCCACAATCCCGAAACACAGTTGGCCGAGAACTCCCGCGAAGCCGTCTACGACCAGCTACAAGCTGCGTTCGAACAGCTCGAGCGCGCCATCGACGGCGGCCGTATCGGCCGCTACGGCGTCGCCAGTTGGGACGCCTTCAGACTCCCGCCGGACCACGAGAAGCACCTCGCGCTGTCGGAAGTAGTCACCCGCGCGGAGGCGGCCGCAGCGGCGGTCGGCCGCGACCCTGGAGAACACGGGCTTGCGGCGCTCCAACTGCCCTTCAACGTCCACATGGCCGACGCCTTCACCGCCACCCATCACGAGAACCGCGCGACGGGCGAGGCAATCAGTACGCTCCGGTTCGCCGAGCAGGAGGGGCTCTCGGTCGTTGCCAGCGCGAGCATCCTCCAGGGGGGGTTAGTTGAGGGGCTCCCCTCGGAGATCAGCGCTGAACTGGAGGGAGATAGCCCAGTGCAGCGCGCTATCAACTTCGCGCGATCTGCGCCTGCGGTGACCACGGCGCTCGTGGGAATGAGCAGCCCCGAGCACGTCAGGGAGAACCTCGCCGCGGGAACGTTCGACCCACTGGGGGCGGCGGCGTTCGACGCTGTGTTCGAGTAG